Proteins encoded together in one Prochlorococcus marinus str. MIT 9211 window:
- the ctaD gene encoding cytochrome c oxidase subunit I produces the protein MTISIPPTTPNNSKSLQPQGWLRYFSFSLDHKVIGLQYLVCGFVFYLIGGALASAIRIELTSPVSDFMPRDVYNQILTLHGTIMIFLWIVPVVNGAFGNYLIPFFVGARDMAFPRLNAVAFWLIPPAGLMLITSYFINGAAQSGWTAYPPLSITTPAAGQIIWIISVLLLGGSSIFGGINFIATILKLRRPGLKLMQLPMYCWAMLGTSFLVVLSTPVLAGTLILLSFDIVAHTGFFNPVLGGNVIVYQHLFWFYSHPAVYIMVLPAFGLVSEILPVHSRKPLFGYNTMVYSIMAIVFLGLIVWAHHMFTSGTPPWMRLFFTIATAFIAVPTGIKFFNWVATLWGGRISVNTAILFSCGFIVNFVLGGITGVALAQVPFDIHVHDTYFVVAHFHYIVYGGSVFVIFSSIYHWYPKFTGRMLNENIGRLHFIITFIGFNLCFAPQHWLGLNGMPRRVAEYDPQFAFVNQLSSAGALLMAVSTIPFLWNIIYSAFKGPIAGDNPWQALTPEWLTSSPPPVENWPGEAPLVTKPYGYGQKPQKEKNPSIGNAKET, from the coding sequence GGCTGGTTGCGTTATTTTAGCTTTAGCCTAGATCACAAAGTAATAGGGCTTCAATATTTAGTTTGTGGGTTTGTTTTTTATCTTATAGGTGGTGCACTCGCTAGTGCAATAAGAATTGAGTTAACAAGCCCAGTCTCAGACTTTATGCCTAGGGATGTATACAACCAAATATTGACTCTGCATGGAACAATCATGATTTTTCTTTGGATTGTTCCAGTAGTCAATGGAGCCTTTGGCAACTACTTGATCCCTTTCTTTGTAGGGGCTAGAGACATGGCTTTCCCTCGACTAAACGCTGTCGCCTTCTGGTTAATACCCCCTGCAGGGTTAATGCTCATAACAAGCTACTTTATAAATGGTGCTGCGCAGTCAGGTTGGACTGCATATCCACCCCTGAGTATCACCACGCCTGCTGCAGGCCAAATCATCTGGATTATAAGTGTCTTGCTATTAGGAGGAAGTTCGATTTTTGGCGGTATCAATTTTATAGCAACTATTCTCAAGCTTCGACGACCAGGACTCAAGTTAATGCAATTGCCAATGTATTGCTGGGCAATGCTAGGAACAAGTTTTTTAGTTGTCCTCTCCACACCTGTTTTAGCAGGAACCCTAATTCTCTTAAGCTTCGATATTGTTGCTCATACAGGCTTTTTCAACCCAGTTCTTGGTGGGAATGTAATCGTCTATCAACATCTTTTTTGGTTTTATTCCCATCCAGCTGTTTACATTATGGTACTTCCGGCATTTGGTTTGGTAAGCGAAATACTACCCGTACATAGCAGAAAGCCTTTATTTGGCTACAACACTATGGTTTATTCAATAATGGCAATCGTTTTTTTAGGGTTAATCGTCTGGGCTCATCATATGTTTACCAGTGGTACCCCCCCCTGGATGAGGCTCTTCTTTACAATTGCGACAGCATTTATAGCAGTACCAACAGGTATAAAATTTTTTAACTGGGTAGCTACTCTTTGGGGAGGTCGTATATCTGTTAACACAGCAATTCTTTTTTCATGCGGTTTTATTGTTAATTTTGTTTTAGGTGGAATAACTGGAGTTGCCTTGGCTCAAGTTCCTTTCGATATCCACGTTCATGATACCTACTTCGTAGTAGCCCACTTCCACTATATAGTTTATGGAGGGTCAGTTTTTGTAATCTTTTCATCTATTTACCACTGGTATCCAAAATTCACTGGAAGAATGCTCAATGAGAATATTGGCCGGCTTCACTTCATAATTACTTTTATTGGATTCAATCTATGCTTTGCTCCTCAACATTGGCTAGGTCTTAATGGAATGCCAAGGCGTGTAGCTGAATATGATCCTCAATTTGCTTTTGTAAATCAATTAAGTAGCGCAGGGGCTCTCTTAATGGCAGTAAGTACTATTCCTTTCTTATGGAATATTATATATAGCGCTTTTAAAGGCCCAATCGCTGGTGACAATCCTTGGCAAGCATTAACCCCAGAATGGCTTACTAGCTCACCGCCTCCCGTAGAGAATTGGCCAGGAGAAGCCCCTCTAGTCACCAAGCCTTATGGTTATGGTCAGAAGCCACAAAAAGAAAAGAATCCTTCTATTGGAAATGCCAAGGAGACTTAA
- a CDS encoding cytochrome c oxidase subunit 3, with translation MTTITPLDDNPQESIPNSKEKESQHEHEDHRLFGLIAFLVADGMTFAGFFAAYLTFKAVNPLLPDAIYELELPLPTLNTILLLVSSATFHRAGKALQRSEARICQKWLLFTAGLGIAFLASQMVEYFTLPFGLTDNLYASTFYALTGFHGLHVTLGTLMILIVWWQARYPDGRITNKNTFPLEAAELYWHFVDGIWVILFIILYLL, from the coding sequence ATGACAACTATTACACCACTTGATGATAATCCTCAAGAATCAATACCTAATTCAAAGGAAAAGGAATCTCAACATGAGCACGAAGACCATAGATTATTTGGGCTTATAGCTTTTCTCGTTGCTGACGGGATGACCTTTGCTGGATTTTTTGCAGCTTACTTGACCTTTAAAGCAGTCAACCCATTACTCCCTGATGCAATATACGAGCTCGAACTACCTCTACCAACTCTAAACACTATTTTGCTTCTTGTAAGTAGCGCAACATTTCACCGTGCTGGTAAAGCATTACAACGTAGTGAAGCAAGAATCTGCCAAAAATGGCTTCTTTTTACCGCAGGTCTTGGAATTGCTTTCCTTGCAAGTCAAATGGTGGAATACTTCACTTTGCCTTTTGGCCTTACCGACAATTTATACGCGAGTACTTTCTACGCTCTTACTGGTTTCCATGGACTTCATGTAACACTTGGGACTCTGATGATTTTGATTGTTTGGTGGCAAGCCCGTTATCCCGATGGACGAATAACAAACAAAAACACATTTCCTCTAGAGGCAGCTGAACTCTATTGGCACTTCGTAGATGGAATCTGGGTAATTTTGTTCATCATCCTCTATCTACTTTGA